One window from the genome of Dolosigranulum savutiense encodes:
- a CDS encoding AMP-binding protein — protein sequence MEVDVNTLFNRRNDSRFNRVAVGDLVERITYSYPDKHAIIACEGAYSHPNYQKVSYRQFNETANQFANALLEKGFQRGDRVLFFCDNSAEAMIGKFGVAKAGLVNVPVNTMIAPDVIEYIIQLTEPVFIVSDAAHNEKLESVLSRLNRTSDVTILIGGDELATGSESFTDFVNRSSTEAPDVTIHGDDIWEILFTSGTTSMPKGVMISHHYTYFAGYDYGMHFSRGLTFPGDYVLASFLPTIYHVADQTLPASVFLHAGTLVLGRSLDYPQLAQAITDYKVTALWAGFSDMLEKLVDCYDDHEQLYDFSSLTSILYGYAALKPAYHKRLKEIGAPQIQIFESFAQTEVIAGYRFYHDQHEAAYLEKAPFVNYVGFPDATLAAKRIDEQGQEVDAEEAGEVVYQSPISFSGYYKNEEATKASFTSDGWFKSGDGLAKDSEGVSIMIGRYKDIIKSGGENVASPRVESVIKLHDAVDNAAVIGLPSEKWGEEVTAVVVLKDGVTIHEADLIAFCRERLAGFETPKKVIFTDSLPESVAGKIRKYDLVQKYS from the coding sequence GTGGAAGTGGATGTAAATACATTATTTAATCGGCGTAATGATAGTCGATTTAATCGGGTAGCCGTGGGAGATTTAGTAGAACGGATTACGTATAGTTATCCAGATAAACATGCGATCATAGCATGTGAAGGAGCATATAGTCATCCTAATTATCAAAAAGTGAGTTATCGCCAGTTTAATGAGACAGCTAATCAGTTCGCCAATGCTTTATTAGAAAAAGGATTTCAGCGCGGTGATCGAGTATTATTTTTCTGTGATAATTCAGCTGAAGCAATGATAGGGAAGTTCGGGGTAGCTAAGGCGGGTTTAGTTAATGTGCCGGTGAATACAATGATTGCGCCAGATGTGATTGAATATATTATTCAATTAACTGAGCCCGTATTTATTGTTAGTGACGCAGCCCATAATGAAAAATTAGAGTCCGTCTTATCCCGGCTAAATCGAACAAGTGATGTGACGATTTTGATTGGGGGAGATGAATTAGCTACAGGATCAGAGTCCTTTACTGATTTTGTTAATAGAAGTTCTACCGAAGCTCCAGATGTAACGATTCATGGTGATGATATTTGGGAAATTTTGTTCACATCAGGCACAACTAGTATGCCGAAGGGAGTAATGATTAGTCATCATTACACATATTTTGCTGGTTATGATTATGGGATGCATTTTTCACGCGGACTTACCTTCCCGGGCGATTATGTATTGGCTAGTTTCTTGCCGACTATTTACCATGTAGCTGACCAGACATTACCAGCTTCCGTTTTTTTACATGCCGGAACACTAGTATTAGGTCGAAGTCTCGATTATCCTCAGTTAGCGCAAGCAATTACTGATTATAAAGTCACTGCTTTGTGGGCGGGGTTCTCTGATATGTTAGAGAAATTAGTAGACTGTTATGATGACCACGAGCAGTTGTACGATTTTAGTAGCTTGACATCTATCTTATATGGCTATGCCGCGTTAAAACCTGCTTATCACAAACGGTTGAAAGAAATCGGAGCCCCTCAGATTCAAATTTTTGAATCTTTTGCTCAGACAGAAGTGATTGCTGGTTATCGATTCTACCATGATCAACATGAAGCAGCCTATCTTGAAAAAGCGCCGTTCGTTAACTATGTCGGCTTCCCTGATGCAACACTAGCTGCCAAACGAATTGATGAACAGGGTCAGGAAGTAGACGCAGAAGAAGCAGGAGAAGTGGTCTATCAATCTCCAATCTCTTTCTCTGGCTATTATAAGAATGAAGAAGCAACGAAAGCATCATTCACCTCAGATGGCTGGTTCAAATCAGGAGATGGCCTGGCTAAGGATAGCGAGGGGGTCTCTATTATGATTGGTCGTTATAAAGATATTATTAAATCAGGTGGAGAAAATGTGGCTAGTCCGCGGGTAGAATCTGTTATAAAATTACATGATGCAGTGGATAATGCAGCGGTTATCGGACTGCCCAGTGAAAAATGGGGAGAAGAAGTGACTGCAGTGGTTGTCTTAAAAGATGGAGTGACTATTCATGAAGCGGACTTGATTGCTTTTTGTCGGGAGCGCTTAGCTGGGTTCGAGACACCGAAGAAAGTTATTTTTACCGATAGTTTACCTGAATCAGTTGCGGGCAAAATTCGTAAATATGATTTAGTCCAAAAGTATAGCTAA
- a CDS encoding amidase, with translation MQLFTQDASYYAEQIKEGKVTCVELVKQALENIEGLNPKLNAVISTQEEYALKQAEHYDREMKNKDVLPPFYGVPTLLKDLGQQQEGFPATSGSKLLKDYIAEQTDYFVEKVINAGFIIIGRTNVPEFGFKGISDAKQTGRVNAPYDLSRNPGGSSGGAAAALKAGIVPLAFASDGGGSIRLPASYSGLIGLKPSRGRVIVGPGGYRGWQGCSVNFALTRSVHDTWTLLKELQTQQLEAPFNIPMIEEKSLAELDRPLTIAYSYDSPIGAEVSEISKQNITHTVEVLKQLGHKLIEAKPHTDDFKLLKTYYEMNSVETAAVFQELEENIGRKLTSDDMEPMTWLIFKAGEKIPAADFSRILAFWDQYTVQREAFISQYDLAITPITDGPAPIHGQFEYGKYEADMLAAESLSREEQQALIWKDFKKGQDYMAYAFCQNIAGQPAISLPLFETEEGLPLGTHFWAGKGQEYVLLQLAKQLEDAGHLKTDLKLSAELLAQ, from the coding sequence ATGCAGTTATTTACACAGGATGCTAGTTACTATGCAGAGCAGATTAAAGAAGGAAAAGTTACTTGTGTTGAGCTTGTCAAACAAGCCCTCGAAAATATTGAAGGGTTAAATCCCAAGTTGAATGCCGTGATAAGCACTCAAGAAGAATATGCACTCAAACAAGCGGAACACTATGACCGGGAGATGAAAAATAAAGATGTATTACCACCATTTTATGGGGTGCCGACTTTATTAAAAGATCTAGGCCAACAACAAGAAGGGTTTCCAGCCACAAGTGGGTCTAAGTTATTAAAAGATTATATCGCAGAACAAACGGATTATTTTGTAGAAAAAGTCATAAATGCCGGATTTATTATTATTGGACGAACAAATGTCCCTGAGTTTGGCTTTAAAGGAATTAGTGATGCTAAGCAGACGGGGCGGGTCAATGCACCGTATGACCTATCACGCAACCCGGGAGGATCCAGTGGTGGAGCGGCAGCAGCATTGAAGGCAGGCATTGTGCCCCTTGCCTTTGCCAGTGATGGTGGAGGAAGTATCCGTCTACCGGCTAGTTATAGTGGACTCATTGGCCTGAAACCATCACGTGGTCGAGTTATTGTTGGGCCTGGGGGATATCGTGGCTGGCAAGGCTGTTCGGTCAACTTCGCCCTGACACGTTCAGTTCATGATACGTGGACATTGTTAAAAGAGTTGCAAACACAACAACTTGAAGCGCCGTTTAATATCCCAATGATCGAAGAAAAGTCTTTAGCTGAGCTAGATCGTCCACTGACTATTGCTTATTCGTATGATTCGCCTATTGGGGCAGAAGTTTCCGAAATAAGCAAACAAAACATAACACACACAGTTGAGGTATTAAAACAACTTGGACACAAATTAATTGAAGCGAAGCCACATACGGATGACTTCAAATTACTAAAAACTTATTATGAAATGAATAGCGTTGAGACAGCTGCTGTATTTCAAGAGCTTGAAGAGAATATAGGGCGAAAACTAACGTCAGATGATATGGAGCCAATGACCTGGTTAATATTTAAAGCGGGAGAAAAAATTCCTGCAGCAGATTTTTCTCGGATATTAGCGTTTTGGGACCAATATACGGTACAACGCGAAGCATTTATCAGTCAATATGATTTAGCCATAACTCCTATTACCGATGGACCTGCACCCATTCATGGTCAATTTGAATATGGAAAATATGAAGCCGATATGTTAGCGGCTGAATCACTATCAAGAGAAGAGCAACAAGCCTTGATTTGGAAAGATTTTAAGAAAGGACAAGATTATATGGCCTATGCATTTTGCCAAAATATTGCCGGCCAACCTGCGATAAGCTTACCATTATTTGAGACTGAGGAAGGCTTGCCGCTAGGAACTCACTTCTGGGCGGGCAAAGGACAAGAATATGTCTTACTTCAACTGGCGAAACAATTAGAAGATGCCGGACACTTAAAGACTGATCTGAAATTATCAGCTGAACTATTAGCTCAATAA
- a CDS encoding ATP-binding cassette domain-containing protein, whose product MTNQALLALQDISIHYGSVEAVSNITLRIHEGELIGLVGESGSGKSTLAKGIMGLEKLTKGDIYFRGEKLNHKRSKAEKQAIQMVFQDASAAMNPRMKLKDIMQEGVNIHFPDLSREAKKKRVNESMRQVGLTEHLLERYPHELSGGQRQRIGLARSIILKPKVLIADEIISGLDVSNQATILTLLQKLKETEKMAYLFITHDLSIVPYVCDRVAIMTEGKIVEIGTPEELFQNPQHPYTKSLLSSVPIADPIREEKREMVDYKSSERKDHLNWYQITKTHAVLQ is encoded by the coding sequence ATGACGAATCAAGCACTATTAGCACTACAAGATATTTCCATTCATTATGGCTCTGTTGAAGCTGTCTCAAATATTACATTGCGGATTCACGAAGGCGAATTAATCGGTTTAGTCGGAGAATCAGGGAGCGGAAAATCAACCTTAGCGAAAGGGATAATGGGACTAGAGAAACTCACTAAAGGAGACATCTACTTCCGAGGAGAAAAATTAAATCACAAAAGAAGCAAAGCAGAGAAACAAGCGATTCAGATGGTCTTTCAAGACGCTTCAGCAGCGATGAATCCACGCATGAAACTTAAAGATATTATGCAAGAGGGTGTGAACATTCATTTCCCTGATTTATCTAGAGAAGCAAAGAAAAAAAGAGTAAATGAAAGTATGCGTCAAGTAGGCTTAACCGAGCATTTACTTGAACGGTATCCACATGAGCTCTCAGGCGGACAGCGGCAACGTATCGGGTTAGCACGAAGCATCATTCTGAAGCCTAAGGTGCTTATTGCCGATGAAATTATTTCGGGATTAGATGTGTCTAATCAGGCGACTATCTTGACCTTACTCCAAAAGTTGAAAGAAACAGAAAAAATGGCGTATTTATTCATCACGCATGATTTATCAATTGTGCCCTATGTGTGTGATCGAGTCGCCATTATGACGGAAGGAAAAATAGTAGAAATAGGGACACCGGAAGAGTTATTCCAAAATCCGCAACATCCATATACAAAAAGTTTACTATCATCTGTGCCCATTGCGGATCCTATTCGAGAAGAAAAAAGAGAAATGGTGGATTATAAATCCTCTGAACGTAAAGATCATTTGAACTGGTATCAGATCACCAAAACCCATGCTGTACTTCAATAA
- a CDS encoding ABC transporter ATP-binding protein, producing the protein MMTIPLLTIKDLKVTITQDQQAVYPVRGISLDIYPQETVAIVGESGSGKSVFVRTILGLDQTNRRIEGDIRFNNQSLLTHSPSTWQAIRGKKIAMIFQNAMTVLNPALTIGHQLIETIRQHHKITKAAAKQQAIQLLTDCELDDVDLRMKQYPHEFSGGQKQRIAIAIALCGEPELLIADEPTTALDVRIQDKIIKLIKKFQKKIGFSIIFITHDLGIVSGVADRVAVMYAGRLVEHGTKRDIFYNPQHPYTWALLESIPDIHSNQTLLSIPGVPPNLSQQIKGDAFAPRSKYALKIDYEQQPPFFQVNTHHYAATWLLHPQAPQVELSDNIKQRKEIFRSLEKEGAE; encoded by the coding sequence ATGATGACAATACCCCTTTTAACGATAAAAGACTTAAAAGTGACCATAACTCAAGATCAACAAGCGGTTTATCCGGTTCGAGGGATTAGCTTGGATATTTATCCTCAGGAAACCGTCGCAATTGTAGGAGAATCAGGTTCAGGGAAATCAGTTTTTGTACGAACAATTTTGGGGCTGGATCAGACGAATCGGCGCATTGAAGGCGATATAAGATTTAATAATCAATCATTGCTGACGCATTCACCGTCTACGTGGCAAGCTATTCGGGGTAAAAAAATAGCGATGATTTTTCAGAATGCGATGACGGTCTTAAATCCAGCCCTCACAATTGGTCATCAACTAATCGAAACCATTAGACAACATCATAAAATAACAAAAGCAGCCGCTAAGCAACAAGCTATCCAACTGTTGACAGATTGTGAATTAGATGATGTTGACTTGCGGATGAAACAGTATCCACATGAATTCTCAGGCGGACAAAAACAACGAATTGCTATTGCTATCGCATTATGTGGCGAGCCAGAATTACTCATCGCTGACGAACCGACAACTGCGCTAGATGTTCGTATTCAAGACAAAATAATCAAATTAATAAAAAAATTCCAAAAGAAAATAGGATTTTCGATAATTTTTATTACGCATGATCTAGGAATTGTATCAGGTGTGGCTGATCGAGTAGCCGTTATGTATGCCGGGAGACTGGTAGAGCATGGGACCAAAAGAGATATATTTTATAATCCGCAACATCCATATACGTGGGCATTATTAGAATCTATTCCTGATATTCATTCGAATCAAACATTACTCAGTATTCCAGGAGTACCTCCTAATTTATCCCAACAAATAAAAGGAGATGCTTTTGCACCACGGAGTAAATATGCTTTAAAAATTGATTATGAACAACAACCTCCTTTTTTTCAAGTCAATACGCATCACTATGCTGCAACGTGGTTACTTCATCCTCAAGCGCCTCAAGTTGAATTGTCGGATAATATTAAACAAAGAAAAGAAATATTTCGATCGTTAGAAAAAGAGGGTGCAGAATGA